Genomic DNA from Marnyiella aurantia:
TTGTTCTTTACGGAGAAAGGAAAATGTTACTGGCTGCGTGTATTCGAGATACCGGAAGGTTCCAAAATTTCAAAAGGCAGAGCCATTCAGAACCTCATCAACATCGAACCGGACGATAAGGTGAAGGCCTATATCCGTACCAATGACCTTAAGGATGAGGAATATGTGAACCAGATGAACGTGGTAATGATCACCAGAAACGGTACGGTTAAGAAAACGTCCCTTGAAGCTTATTCCAGACCGAGAACAAATGGTATTAACGCTATTGAGATCCGTGACAATGACCAGCTTCTGGGCGCCAGACTTACTGATGGTACCTCAGAAATCATGATTGCTACAAAGAACGGTAAATGTATCCGTTTCCCTGAAGAGAAAGCACGTGCCGTGGGCCGTGGTTCCATTGGGGTGCGTGGTATTGCGCTGGAAGATAATGATGAAGTGATCGGAATGATCGTAGCCAACGATGTAGCCAACGAAAGTGTATTGGTAGTATCCGAAAAAGGGTATGGCAAACGTTCCGCTGTTGAGGACTACAGAATCACAAACCGTGGCGGTAAGGGTGTTATCACCCTTAACATTACCGAGAAAACAGGAAGCCTTATCGCTATCCAGAACGTAAAGGATGGTGACGGTCTTATGATCATCAACAAATCCGGTGTAGCCATCCGTATGGGAGTGGACGAACTTCGTATTATGGGCCGTAACACTCAGGGTGTGAAGGTAATTAACCTGAAAGCCTCGGACGAGATTGCTGCGATTGCTAAAGTTGAGATGGATAAGGAAGTGGAAGAGGCCGAGGCTCTGGACAGCGACGGGTTGCCATCAGCCGTGATCAGCGATCAGGTGGAGTACAGTGATGTACCGCTTTCCGGAGATAATTCCGTGAGTAATATGGGCGACGAGAATTTCCTGCGTCAGGTAGAGAAAGATGAAGAGAAAGAACAGCAGGAATTCCTGAAAGAAGACGGAAGTGATGCTGAGGATAACAGTGCTGATGAAGAAGGATCCGACTCTTAATAATTATTTATTAATTTTATCAGAAACTTAAAACAGAAAAATATAATGAAAAAGATATTTTTAAGCCTTGCGTTGGTCTCGCTGACTTTCGCGGCTGCCCAGAAAAAGGAAATTGCCAACGCTGTAAAAGCGGTGGAATCCAATGATTTTGCCGGAGCCAATTCTCAGATCGCGGCAGCAGAAAGTGCTATGGGTGGTCAGACCCATCTACTGGAACCTGCACTTTTAGAACAATATTATTACGCAAAAGGTCTGGCTCTTTTAAAAACCGGAAAGTCAACAGAAGGTGCAGTTTATCTTGCCAAAATTAATGATCTGCGTAAATCTAAAATCTACACAGGTAAGGACGGTAAAAACAAAGTTTATTATGTAGGAAAAGCCGCTGCGGATGCTTCCGGTGTCAATGGTTTGAAGGAAGAAACCTATATGCCTACATCGTATGGTAAACTTGCTGCTGAGATAGATCCTTTGATCCAAGCTGCTAATAAGGTGGCTCTTGAAGCTTATAACAGTCAGAATTTTAGTTTGGCCGCAGATAAATTTGTTGAGTCTTATAATCTGCTGAAAGCTGCAGGTAAGGTAAATGGCCAGTTGTTATATAATTCTGCCTTAAGTGACGTGTATGCAAAAAACACTGCAAGAGCTCAGGAAAGTTTTAAAGAACTTATTGCGAACGGATATACAGGGGTGGAGACTACATACACTGCCAAGGAAAAAGCTACCGGTAATGTTGTGGATTTGGATAAAGCCACTTGGGACACCATGAAGAAGAACCCAGCTTATTCGGATTTCACAATGGCGACTTCTCCCAGTATTGAGCAGAATATTTATGAATTGTATGCAACGATCCTTGTGGATGCAGAAAAGTATGACGAAGCAGTTTCAGTAACAGAAAAAGGATTGAAAAAGTTTCCATCCAGTACTATACTCACTGAGAAGAAGGGATTGTCCTATTTCAAGTCAGGTAAAACGGCAGAATTTACTAATTCCCTAAAGGATTTAGTTGGTAAGAATCCGAATGATCCGATAACGTGGTATAATCTGGGAGTACTGCAAAGTAGCGATCCAAAACTTAAGAGCGATGCCGAAGCAGCATTCAGAAAGGCAATAGAACTTGACCCAAAAATGGCGACGGCTTACCAAAACCTTGCATACCTTCTGATGGGTGATGATGAAACCACTATCACAGAGTACCAATCCTTAAGAAAGGCTGGTAAGATAGAACAGGCAAATAAGGTGATGGATGCCAGAAGGCAACGTTTTGTTCAGGCCCTTCCCTATGTGGAGCGTTGGCAAGAACTTCAGCCCGATAACCTGGATGCTTTAACTATGTTAACAGGAATGTACCTAACAACCCGAAACGAGGCTAAGCATAAAGAATTTAAAGCAAAAGAAGATGCTTTGAAGGCTAAGGCAAAGTAAATCTTATAGGAGATTAAACGACGGCAGTGCAGCAATGCACTGCCTTTTTATTTTACAAGCATTTTGTCGGCAGCGTTGGAGCTGAGGTGTACAGATCCTGCGGGTGTATTCACCAGAAAGGATTTATCGAAATTTTCAACTTTAACTATCTCCAACTGCATTTCCAGCTGGATATTCCTGTCGTTCAGATAATGTAGGAAATCATCATCCGAATAAGTAACCGCTTTGAAAAGTACAGAATCACCACTTTTGCAGGAGCTGAGTTTTTTAAGTTCCTGGGCGATGATATTTCCGTCCTTGTCCGGAATAGGTTCCCCGTGCGGGTCAAACCTCGGATAATTGAGGATCTCATCCATTTTGTCGAAAAACATAGCCGAATGTACATGCTCCAGCTGTTCGGCGATTTCGTGAACGTTTTCCCAACCGAAGTTCATCTTTTCCACCAAAAACATCTCGGTAAGCCTGTGCTTGCGCACCACCAAAGCCGCTTCCTTCATTCCCAGCGGAGTGATAATCAAAGGCTTGTAGTTTTCGTAAATGACCCATTTCTTTTCGGCAAACTTCTTCATCATATTGTTTACTGACGGCATTTTTACATCCAGAATTTTGCTCAGCTCATTGATGGTAACGGTATGTGTATCTGAAATTAAGTGGAAAATGGCTTTCAGGTAATTCTCCTCGGTATGGGTATTTCTCAAAATGTTAGATTACAATTAATGCAAAACTAACATTTAATTTTCAGATAAAGTGTATGTAGGAAATTGCCCTTCTTTTCAGTCAGCTTCATTACATTTACGGGATGAAATATTCATTCAAAAATGATTATGCCGAAGGCGCTCACCCGCGAATCCTCGAAGCGCTTCTAAGAACAAATCTGCAGCAGCAGAACGGCTATGGTTTGGACGAATTCAGTCTGGCGGCGGAACAGCTGATTCTTAATTTAAGCAAAAGCCCAAATTCCCGGGTGCATTTCGTTTCAGGCGGTACACAGGCCAACATCATTGTGATCTCAGCACTGCTAAGGCCGCACGAAAGTGTTATTGCTGCGGACAGCGGTCATATTTTCACCAACGAAACCGGAGCCATTGAAGCCACGGGACATAAAGTTCACGGTGTTCCTACAGCCGACGGTAAGTTAAGGACTGACGATATCCTAAAAGTACTGGAGCAGCACACCAACAAACCGCATCAGGTGAAGCAGAAAATAGTCTATATCTCAAACGCTACTGAAGTCGGCACATTCTACACAAAACGCGAATTGCAGGATCTCTCGGATTTCTGCCGCCGGTACAACCTCTATCTCTTTATGGATGGCGCACGTCTGGGAAATGCATTAACTGCTACAGGCAATGATCTCACCCTTGAAGATGTTGCCAGCCTCACCGATGTCTATTACCTGGGCGGAACCAAGAACGGTGCTTTACTGGGCGAGGCAATCGTCATTAACAATACTGAAGTACAGGACGAGTTTGGCTTTCATATTAAGCAGAAGGGTGGTATGCTCGCCAAAGGGCGGTTACTCGGAATTCAGTTTCACGAACTTTTACGCGATAATCTGTATTTCGATCTTGCCCTCCATGCCAATACGCAGGCCATGAGGATAAAAGAGGCATTTCAGGAGGCAGGGTGTACCTTCCTGTCGGATACGTATACCAATCAGATTTTTCCGGTGTTGACAAACAATCAGATAGATAAACTTTCAGCCAACTTCGATTTTTATGTTTGGAAGAAAGTCAGCGAAGAAAAGTCGGCAATAAGGATTATTACGTCCTGGGCCACGGTGGAGGATAGTGTGGATGTATTTATCCGGGAAATTGAGGAGATGGGATAGTATGCCTTCTAATATTCTTGTGAGCGGCGGACGTTCACGTAGCAGTGTAAGGAATTTTGATGATGTTAATCTGTATGTGCTTTCACGCAAAATCAGTGTTCTCTAGCTCAATTTACATTAATTGACCGGCTTCATTTGCCTCCGGCAAATCTTCAATTTGCCTTCAGCGAACCTTCGGTTTCGTGTCCTGCGGATAACATGACCCGGAGCCGCCCGGCTTTGTTGTCGTTTTAGAGAGGAGCATATTAACCTCGTTAAGATGTGGTGGTAAAGAATTTCATTCTTAATATTGCCAACATTTATTTCACTATTCTGCCGAGGGATATTCGGAGAAGTAAACATCCATTCCGATCTTACCCATTATGGACATTGATTCAGAACTCAGAACTCCACCGCCGCCTGCTGGATCTTTACGTATATCAAAGCCGATGTCAGCAACATATTTATTGGGTTCCAAAAGTTTTCCTTCAGTATTCAACCATATTTCAAGGGAGTCTATCTGAGTTGGTAAGTCCCAAACTCCATTGCAAAGCCAATCCAATCTTTCTGCTGAGTCATATATGTAAATATTTATTGGCATTTTTTTTCTTTTTTTGCGACGAAAATTCGAAGATCAGAGTTATTTAATCATAATGAAATCTACATTTTGCGATTAAGATTTCGTTCTCCAGATACTTGTAAATTAATCTATGTTCATCGTCTATACGTCGTGACCAAAATCCGGAGTATTTATGTTTCAGTGGTTCAGGTTTCCCAATGCCTTCAAAGGGATTTCTGGAAATGTCTTTCAGCAATTCATTAATACGCTTCAATTTTTTTTTATCAGTTTTCTGCCAGTACAGATAATCTTCCCAGGATTCATCAACAAACACGTATTTCATGCTATTCTTCAATTAAATCTTGAGAAAATGAGTTTCCACTTCTTAATTTTTCAACAGCAGAATCTAATCTCAGTTCATTCTTTCGGGAAGACAGTTCATAATTAGTTGCCATCAAAGAATTATATTCATCGAGCGACATGACAACAATTGCTGAGTCTTTGCCGCGATTAATTATTAAAGTCTCGAAATTTTTCGCAACCCGGTCTAAATACGACTTAATATCTTTTCGAAAATCTGAAACATTGGTAATGAACATGACTTTTATATTTTGTACAAATATATGTACAATTTTTATACTTCATAAATATTGGAAACTTTTTTGCCTTAATATTTCGATAGCAGAACATCTTTGGGATAATAAGACCGCTCCCGCCAAATAACCTTTTCGGGTAAGGGAATCTGTGTTCTGCAGTGAAGAAAGCCGCAGAAACCACTTCCAAAGGCTCATAACAAGCCAAAAAAAAGCAGTCCTTCTAAAAAAACTGCTTTGTTACCCTAAATTCTAAAAACGACAACTCCATAGACTGCCAAAAAGCTCCCGAAAGTTCCGTTCAACGGGCTTTCATCTCGTGTCCTGCGGACAAGACGAAAGCTTAGTTATTATCTGCAGGCGTTTTTACTCAGTTTCTACAGAAGTTTCCCAGCCGTCATAATCTCCATTATTTTCTTTCGCTAATTTCCAAAGATATAATGTGTATTCATCAATATCTCCATATCCAACTTTGTCTATTCTTTTTATTTGAATGCTGAAAGGTAATTTTTCCTTTTTGTTATAATTTTCATTTACAACTTCAAAATTCTCTTTCTTTACAATGTCAATATACTTTTGTCTGTCATTTTCATTTTTGAAATATATCCAATGAAAAACATCTCTTGCTTTTGATAAATTATCTCCGTTTTTTTCTAAATTTTCTAAAACATCACGATTTGAAATACTTTGGAAATCCGTTTCATTTGGATAAATATCTAAATAACCACTCCAATTTTTATCATTTTTTGTATCAATTATAAATTCATAATTTGTGTATTTACTTGTAATTTTTTGAGCATTATTTTTAAATTCATTTACGTCTTTAGAATAAAAATAGAAATCTCTAAATCCATCACTTGTTAATCTACCAATATAAATTGTATTTGTTGCGTTTATTATTTCTAAAATTTTGTCTTCAATTTCAAATAATGTTTTGCTTTCTCCATCTGTTGTTAAACCATTTTCTGTTGGATTATTAAGTTTAACTGCAATCCAACATAAATTTGATTTTTCTTTGAGTGGAATATGTTTGTGAAGTCCTAAATTAATATAAATTGAAGCTGGTTTATCTTCAACATTTGTCATATAAAAATTCCATTCTTCTGGATATTTTTTTTGACCAAAAAGATTAGAAAACATTCCCATAAAAGTTAAAAA
This window encodes:
- a CDS encoding tetratricopeptide repeat protein, yielding MKKIFLSLALVSLTFAAAQKKEIANAVKAVESNDFAGANSQIAAAESAMGGQTHLLEPALLEQYYYAKGLALLKTGKSTEGAVYLAKINDLRKSKIYTGKDGKNKVYYVGKAAADASGVNGLKEETYMPTSYGKLAAEIDPLIQAANKVALEAYNSQNFSLAADKFVESYNLLKAAGKVNGQLLYNSALSDVYAKNTARAQESFKELIANGYTGVETTYTAKEKATGNVVDLDKATWDTMKKNPAYSDFTMATSPSIEQNIYELYATILVDAEKYDEAVSVTEKGLKKFPSSTILTEKKGLSYFKSGKTAEFTNSLKDLVGKNPNDPITWYNLGVLQSSDPKLKSDAEAAFRKAIELDPKMATAYQNLAYLLMGDDETTITEYQSLRKAGKIEQANKVMDARRQRFVQALPYVERWQELQPDNLDALTMLTGMYLTTRNEAKHKEFKAKEDALKAKAK
- a CDS encoding metal-dependent transcriptional regulator encodes the protein MRNTHTEENYLKAIFHLISDTHTVTINELSKILDVKMPSVNNMMKKFAEKKWVIYENYKPLIITPLGMKEAALVVRKHRLTEMFLVEKMNFGWENVHEIAEQLEHVHSAMFFDKMDEILNYPRFDPHGEPIPDKDGNIIAQELKKLSSCKSGDSVLFKAVTYSDDDFLHYLNDRNIQLEMQLEIVKVENFDKSFLVNTPAGSVHLSSNAADKMLVK
- a CDS encoding threonine aldolase family protein; translated protein: MKYSFKNDYAEGAHPRILEALLRTNLQQQNGYGLDEFSLAAEQLILNLSKSPNSRVHFVSGGTQANIIVISALLRPHESVIAADSGHIFTNETGAIEATGHKVHGVPTADGKLRTDDILKVLEQHTNKPHQVKQKIVYISNATEVGTFYTKRELQDLSDFCRRYNLYLFMDGARLGNALTATGNDLTLEDVASLTDVYYLGGTKNGALLGEAIVINNTEVQDEFGFHIKQKGGMLAKGRLLGIQFHELLRDNLYFDLALHANTQAMRIKEAFQEAGCTFLSDTYTNQIFPVLTNNQIDKLSANFDFYVWKKVSEEKSAIRIITSWATVEDSVDVFIREIEEMG
- a CDS encoding Txe/YoeB family addiction module toxin is translated as MKYVFVDESWEDYLYWQKTDKKKLKRINELLKDISRNPFEGIGKPEPLKHKYSGFWSRRIDDEHRLIYKYLENEILIAKCRFHYD
- a CDS encoding type II toxin-antitoxin system Phd/YefM family antitoxin, translated to MFITNVSDFRKDIKSYLDRVAKNFETLIINRGKDSAIVVMSLDEYNSLMATNYELSSRKNELRLDSAVEKLRSGNSFSQDLIEE
- a CDS encoding DUF695 domain-containing protein; the encoded protein is MKNRILIILFLTFMGMFSNLFGQKKYPEEWNFYMTNVEDKPASIYINLGLHKHIPLKEKSNLCWIAVKLNNPTENGLTTDGESKTLFEIEDKILEIINATNTIYIGRLTSDGFRDFYFYSKDVNEFKNNAQKITSKYTNYEFIIDTKNDKNWSGYLDIYPNETDFQSISNRDVLENLEKNGDNLSKARDVFHWIYFKNENDRQKYIDIVKKENFEVVNENYNKKEKLPFSIQIKRIDKVGYGDIDEYTLYLWKLAKENNGDYDGWETSVETE